The Musa acuminata AAA Group cultivar baxijiao chromosome BXJ2-5, Cavendish_Baxijiao_AAA, whole genome shotgun sequence genomic interval GCCTTCGTACATGGCGTCATTTTCCGTCGATATGTGCCATCAAGGCGAGCATGGAGGAGGGCGGCGTCTGCGTCCATCCGAACGGCACTCACTAATGCGATCCGTGGACGGTTGAGGCGATCCGACATTAATGCCAGTTGCTGTTGCTCTCCCCGCCTCCCACCCTCTCGTTCTCTCCCTTCTATAAAACCCTCGCCGGTTTTCTTCTCATCGTCGCCGGCGACGTCTGTGTTTGGTCTGTTGTTGGTTCCATGGATCGCTTCCTTTGTCTTCTTTCCTTCCTACTGGTTAGTAGGACGAGCTTTAGTTCTCTAAGTCTCGAATTTACTTAAGCTTCCTTCACTTAATCCTCTTCCTTATCTTCCGTTCTGTTTCAGCTTGTTACGGTCAGCCATGCAGCTTTATCCCCTCAGCTGGTTTACTGGCACTCTGTCCTCCCCAACACTCCCATGCCAAGTGCCATCAGTGATTTTATAGAccctggtctctctctctctctctctctctctctctctctctctctctctcaagctgCTAAATGCTTGGTCTTCTGATCGCAGATGTGCTTGCTGAGGAGAAGTCCGGTGTGAACGTGTACGTCAAGGGGaagagcggtggcaccaccgtcAACGTCGGCCATGGCGGTGTTCATGTGGGCACCGGGAAGCCCGGCGGGGGCGGCACCAACGTGAACGTCGGGCATGGCGGCGTCCACGTGAACACTGGCCACAAGGGAAAGCCGCGGGTGGTCGTCACTGTGCCCTCCAGTAAAGATTTCATTTACAATTATGCTGCCACCGAGACCCAAATCCATGATGACCCCAACGTCGCCCTCTTCTTCCTGGATAAGGAGCTTCGGTCAGGCGCCAAAATGAATCTACACTTCACGAAGACCACCTCGGGCGGCGCTTCTTTCCTCACTCAGAAAGAAGCAGACGCCATCCCCTTCTCATCAGCCAAGCTACCGGAGATTCTTGACCACTTCTCCGTCAAACCCGGTTCGGCGGAAGCCGAGGAACTGAAGACGACGCTTCAGGAGTGCGAGGAACCTGCGGTGAAGGGAGAGAGGAAGTACTGCGCCACCTCGCTGGAGTCCATGGTGGAGTTCAGCATGTCGAGCCTGGGGACACGCGACGTCACGGCGGTGTCGACCACCGTCGCCAAAGCGGTGACGCCGCTTCAGCAGTACACGGTCACGGGGGTGAAGGCGCTGGTCGGGGACAGGCTGGTGGCTTGCCACCCGGAGGCGTACGCGTACGCGGTGTTCTACTGCCACGCCACGGCGACGAGCAAGGCGTACACGGTAGGGCTGCTGGGGGCAGACGGCGTGCGGGCGGAGGCGGTGGCAGTGTGCCACACCGACACCAGGGCGTGGAACCCCAACCACGTGGCCTTCAAGGTGCTCAAGGTGAAGCCGGGATCGGTGCCGGTGTGCCACTTCCTGCCGGAGGACCACGTCGTGTGGAGCCGCAGCGGCTGAAGCAGTGCAGTGCGTGCACGTGACCATTAATGGAGCTTATACATAGCCTCTGTAGCCTCTGTACTACGTAGTGGATTCACGTATCGAGTTGCTTGTGTATTTGGCTGCTATTACTTTATGATGTTGCATACGTACCCTGTAATCCtcgatatataataataatagcaGTGTTTGGAGCTCCACTTGATACACGTGTCGAGGATAACGAACCACATTTAATTTGCGGTTCACAGCAACCGACTCACAAGCTTTGGTCCAACAGACCGAATTAACGAATAACTAACCTGCATATATTTAGAATTCAATTTTTTGATGGACCATGGAGCCACGGCTCGACCCATGGACCGGGGCCAGCTTGCCCGGTCCAACCGGTTCAATAAATTACGTTTTGGGTTGGGCTGTGAACGGAGCGGATCCGAATCATATAAGGGTCCATTGATAAGGTTTGTGGCATCGATATGTGGGTCCCGTCCTCGATTTATCACTCAACGAACACGAATTTTGATCTCTCTCTCATTAAAGAGAAGTGAAAGGAAGATTAGTTTGACCGCTAAATGGATCTTTGAGGGTGGTGGAAGTGGGGAGTCCCCTACTGTTACTGCACGTGTATGTGTAGTGTGTGGGACTGTACTATCTTTTCCCCTAAAGCTGAACGCCCACCACATAGCAACGAGCGGTGCACTTTTGACGGACAGGTATATGGATTGGATAAAGGCAGCGTCACATCAAGTTGTgtcagagagagagcgagagagaggttTGGATGGACGAATGAGTTGCAAAGCTGTAGAAGATGATGTGATCAGAACAAGAACATGGTGGGTCATGCTGAGCATCATCAAGCTTTCCCAACCATGAACATGTCGAAGCAGGAATGTGGAGACAGTTGCCGCTTGATGAGGGGTGAGGCAGAAACAGGTAGGAAGAGAATTAGAGGGGTTCTGA includes:
- the LOC103984728 gene encoding BURP domain-containing protein 3-like, translating into MDRFLCLLSFLLLVTVSHAALSPQLVYWHSVLPNTPMPSAISDFIDPDVLAEEKSGVNVYVKGKSGGTTVNVGHGGVHVGTGKPGGGGTNVNVGHGGVHVNTGHKGKPRVVVTVPSSKDFIYNYAATETQIHDDPNVALFFLDKELRSGAKMNLHFTKTTSGGASFLTQKEADAIPFSSAKLPEILDHFSVKPGSAEAEELKTTLQECEEPAVKGERKYCATSLESMVEFSMSSLGTRDVTAVSTTVAKAVTPLQQYTVTGVKALVGDRLVACHPEAYAYAVFYCHATATSKAYTVGLLGADGVRAEAVAVCHTDTRAWNPNHVAFKVLKVKPGSVPVCHFLPEDHVVWSRSG